A genome region from Bacillota bacterium includes the following:
- a CDS encoding AbrB/MazE/SpoVT family DNA-binding domain-containing protein: MYEVKHKVISKNGSLTIPAAIRREYNNYLGGEAVDIKVEDGNLVITPHTPRCVFCGKTGDTKHEGKYICKICISTLFKKQYNIMLVTSEGYAGKQRLKEGESRG; encoded by the coding sequence ATGTACGAAGTGAAGCATAAGGTAATATCAAAGAATGGTAGTCTGACAATACCTGCCGCCATAAGAAGGGAGTATAACAACTACCTTGGAGGCGAAGCCGTAGACATTAAAGTTGAGGACGGGAATTTGGTAATAACTCCACATACGCCAAGATGCGTATTTTGCGGTAAGACAGGCGATACAAAGCATGAGGGGAAATACATATGCAAAATATGCATCTCAACCTTGTTTAAAAAACAATATAACATTATGCTCGTTACCAGTGAAGGCTATGCGGGAAAGCAAAGATTGAAAGAAGGTGAATCTCGTGGATAA
- a CDS encoding DUF3486 family protein, which yields MGKRTRIRCKIGSLPPELRSSVEQMIMTPQEYTYQDINEFLKEHGYEVSVSAVYRYARRLNADLQMAVMNQENLRRITEAMNRYPELDYVEVLMVIAAQKLLDRIIATPEDQWDAMEIEDVVKGIISLARTKTYKRRTDNVIKSKEESGMQAAMDKLFDALGREHPDLYNRIYDVVKKQPDVVEES from the coding sequence ATGGGTAAACGCACACGTATAAGGTGTAAAATAGGTAGTCTACCTCCTGAACTTAGGTCATCGGTTGAGCAAATGATTATGACGCCACAGGAATATACATACCAGGATATAAACGAATTTTTGAAGGAGCATGGATATGAAGTGTCAGTAAGCGCAGTTTACAGATATGCCAGACGCCTTAATGCAGACCTTCAAATGGCAGTAATGAACCAGGAGAATTTGCGCAGGATTACTGAAGCAATGAACAGGTACCCTGAGCTTGATTATGTTGAAGTTCTTATGGTTATAGCTGCTCAAAAACTTCTCGACAGAATCATAGCAACTCCTGAAGATCAATGGGATGCTATGGAAATCGAAGATGTGGTTAAAGGAATTATCAGCCTGGCAAGAACAAAAACCTACAAGAGACGTACGGACAATGTTATTAAAAGCAAAGAAGAAAGTGGTATGCAGGCAGCCATGGACAAATTGTTCGATGCCCTTGGCAGAGAACATCCGGATCTATATAACAGGATCTATGATGTAGTAAAAAAACAGCCTGATGTTGTTGAGGAAAGCTAA
- a CDS encoding phage terminase large subunit family protein, with protein sequence MLKDQNKKVKSILEIKKAIDEIERQKIKTADFIQYSRQNFILDNKQAYDPIERPFMEEIVSIYNSHPHITIEKGAQTGFSTLAIAHVLYMVDVLKRNVIYYLPTDRMAERFGKTRFDPYINRSQYLKGRLNGTDQPGLKEIDSYFLYILGLVSKTGAISIPADEIVFDEVALINQENMDLAQDRISAPGSLGWQKYFSVALYEEDGIDDLFQLSDMRKWLIKCSGCGHYSTVEDEFPECFVKKGGEVSLVCIKCGKKLDVTAGKWVPEHPDRSKDRLGYRVPQLIVPGANLQLIWNRWGRVQDKPSKRAQFRRSVLALPDSGNMQPVSSEVLKRVEAASDYFFTDYSARQTGVGIDMGDNAHVAVAEPYEDGIRLLHFWEIDVEDLGSLVEQIEKKFNVGCLIIDAMPYKTESKKVVRSLRKATGYIQYFSGSEMKEGTEGKDEKEVRKITVDRDESLDETTDLFACTPPLALLPKPRNTDEEKIISTVKSHLKKLVKEEIGEGESKIIRYKRNVPNHFGMAINSARMAVEFVTKGVGKGVIFDEWQLKVIRSMKVYQ encoded by the coding sequence ATGTTAAAAGATCAAAACAAAAAAGTCAAAAGCATCCTTGAAATAAAAAAAGCCATAGATGAAATAGAAAGACAGAAAATAAAGACAGCAGACTTTATTCAATACAGCCGGCAAAATTTCATATTAGACAATAAGCAGGCTTACGATCCTATAGAAAGGCCGTTTATGGAGGAAATCGTCAGCATATATAACAGCCATCCGCATATAACAATAGAGAAAGGCGCACAGACCGGATTCTCAACGTTGGCGATAGCACACGTCCTTTATATGGTAGATGTGCTAAAACGGAATGTAATATATTACCTTCCTACGGACAGAATGGCCGAAAGATTTGGCAAGACAAGGTTTGATCCATATATTAACCGAAGCCAGTATCTTAAGGGAAGGTTAAATGGAACCGACCAGCCAGGCCTTAAGGAAATAGATTCATACTTCCTGTATATACTCGGCCTGGTATCCAAGACCGGTGCCATATCCATTCCGGCAGATGAGATTGTTTTTGATGAAGTGGCCTTAATCAACCAGGAAAACATGGACCTTGCACAGGACCGTATATCCGCACCCGGCTCACTGGGATGGCAGAAATATTTCTCCGTTGCACTTTATGAAGAAGACGGCATCGACGACCTTTTCCAGTTGAGCGACATGAGGAAATGGCTTATCAAGTGCTCCGGCTGTGGGCATTATTCGACGGTTGAGGATGAATTTCCCGAGTGTTTTGTAAAGAAGGGAGGCGAAGTTAGCCTTGTTTGTATAAAGTGTGGGAAAAAACTTGATGTAACTGCAGGAAAATGGGTTCCTGAGCATCCGGACAGGAGCAAAGACCGGCTTGGGTATAGAGTACCACAGTTAATTGTTCCGGGAGCAAACTTGCAGCTCATATGGAACCGCTGGGGCCGGGTCCAGGATAAACCGAGCAAAAGAGCACAATTCCGAAGAAGTGTTCTGGCTCTTCCGGACAGTGGCAACATGCAGCCGGTATCCAGTGAGGTTTTAAAACGTGTGGAAGCTGCCAGTGACTATTTCTTTACTGATTATAGCGCAAGACAGACCGGTGTAGGGATTGATATGGGTGATAATGCTCATGTTGCGGTAGCTGAACCGTATGAGGACGGTATAAGGCTCCTGCACTTCTGGGAGATAGATGTAGAAGATCTTGGATCTTTAGTTGAACAAATTGAAAAGAAATTCAACGTCGGCTGCCTTATTATTGATGCAATGCCATATAAGACCGAAAGCAAAAAGGTTGTGCGCAGCCTTAGAAAGGCTACCGGATATATTCAATACTTCAGCGGGTCCGAAATGAAAGAAGGAACTGAGGGAAAGGACGAAAAGGAAGTCAGGAAAATAACGGTCGATAGAGATGAGTCCTTGGATGAAACAACAGACCTTTTTGCCTGTACCCCTCCCCTTGCCTTATTGCCGAAACCAAGGAATACAGATGAGGAAAAGATTATCAGTACGGTCAAATCCCATCTCAAGAAACTTGTAAAGGAAGAGATCGGCGAAGGTGAAAGCAAGATAATACGGTACAAAAGGAATGTGCCGAACCATTTCGGCATGGCAATCAACTCCGCAAGGATGGCCGTCGAGTTTGTGACTAAGGGGGTTGGAAAGGGGGTTATATTTGACGAATGGCAATTGAAAGTTATTCGAAGCATGAAGGTATATCAATAA
- a CDS encoding phage portal protein: MFSSIFGIKTGTYMNAYKLDSSRVDYAKARALYDNTDDNYKLGAGFAKPVINTTVGFMGVPRFKSKDEDAQEILDDFFSDNVSKMQRTHRNALRDGDCFVWITREEHEDAALYPESKVRLKFNIIPPEQVTHIIRNPLTNNVREYVLQSAHTWLDESENQKRATVVQRITAQKRIIRVIGDVPPDITVGEEVNPWGFIPIVHFKNEGDETKEFGQSDLEPIEPFMKAYHDVLLHAIQGSKMHSTPRLKFKIKNLAAFLANNFGITDPQKFAAEGGTISLDGHEFFLFQDDEDANFIEVKSATGDAAALLKLLFYCIVDTSETPEFAFGVHTPSSLSSVKEQMPILVRRIARKREHFTESWQRLARIVLAMTAQAEAKKFSTYATVLEWDEVDPRDEKDVAEVLERVTKALDTALQGGFISLEAATEFLAQYITTMNDYISDDPEIPGERERIMKTRLMRMRLEDGQFLESQKEEIDKELGQVS, encoded by the coding sequence ATGTTCAGCTCCATATTCGGCATTAAAACCGGCACATACATGAATGCATACAAACTGGATTCCAGTCGAGTAGATTATGCTAAAGCCCGGGCGCTTTATGATAACACCGACGATAATTACAAATTGGGTGCAGGCTTTGCAAAGCCTGTCATAAATACTACAGTAGGATTTATGGGTGTCCCGCGTTTTAAGAGCAAAGATGAGGATGCGCAGGAAATCCTGGATGACTTTTTCAGCGATAATGTTTCAAAGATGCAGCGCACACATAGGAATGCTTTGAGGGATGGAGACTGTTTTGTATGGATAACCCGCGAGGAACATGAGGATGCAGCCCTGTATCCCGAATCTAAAGTAAGGCTCAAATTCAACATTATACCTCCGGAACAGGTAACACATATCATCAGAAATCCGTTAACGAACAATGTCAGGGAATATGTGCTGCAGTCTGCCCATACATGGCTTGATGAAAGTGAAAATCAGAAAAGAGCCACTGTGGTGCAGCGCATTACAGCTCAAAAAAGAATTATTCGGGTTATTGGTGATGTGCCTCCGGACATAACGGTCGGTGAGGAAGTGAATCCATGGGGCTTTATCCCCATAGTACACTTTAAGAATGAAGGTGATGAGACAAAAGAGTTCGGCCAGTCCGATCTGGAGCCGATAGAGCCTTTCATGAAGGCATACCACGATGTACTGCTCCACGCAATACAGGGCAGCAAGATGCACAGCACACCACGGCTTAAATTCAAGATAAAAAACCTGGCCGCATTCCTGGCAAACAACTTCGGTATAACCGACCCACAGAAATTTGCAGCTGAAGGTGGAACCATCAGCCTGGACGGACACGAGTTTTTCCTGTTCCAGGATGATGAAGATGCGAATTTTATTGAGGTTAAAAGCGCAACCGGGGATGCGGCTGCCCTTTTGAAGCTGCTTTTTTATTGCATCGTCGATACATCGGAAACACCTGAATTTGCTTTTGGAGTGCACACTCCCAGCTCGCTGAGCTCGGTCAAGGAACAGATGCCAATCCTGGTCAGAAGGATTGCAAGAAAAAGGGAGCACTTTACAGAAAGCTGGCAGCGCCTGGCGCGTATAGTTCTTGCGATGACGGCCCAGGCAGAGGCTAAAAAATTCAGCACCTATGCGACTGTGCTTGAATGGGATGAGGTTGATCCCAGGGATGAAAAAGATGTGGCCGAGGTTCTTGAAAGGGTAACAAAAGCACTTGACACCGCACTCCAGGGAGGCTTCATAAGCCTTGAGGCCGCTACAGAATTCCTGGCTCAGTATATTACAACAATGAATGATTATATAAGCGACGACCCGGAAATTCCCGGGGAGCGCGAGCGTATCATGAAGACCAGGCTGATGAGGATGCGCCTTGAGGACGGGCAGTTCCTTGAAAGCCAGAAAGAGGAAATCGACAAAGAGCTGGGGCAGGTGTCATAA
- a CDS encoding ORF6N domain-containing protein produces the protein MLAVRINDDVIDIKEYNGQRVITFADIDRVHKRPEGTAGRNFRENRNRFIQNEDFFCIKLTNDEIRRQFGTGKNASEVILITESGYLMLAKSLTDDLAWQVQRQLVKVYFRAKELNSRQHELKELVDSVRELERNFAFIVQKISAMVDSSVTGTKVIYLPKRTNHFKAGNEAMEVFFDMVRQNTGQKISVIIRNWKQIAAANGWQIPHDSSLYRALKWARNDQKLLAD, from the coding sequence ATGCTAGCAGTAAGGATTAATGATGATGTAATAGATATTAAGGAATACAACGGGCAAAGGGTTATTACTTTTGCGGACATTGACAGGGTTCACAAGAGACCAGAAGGAACAGCAGGACGAAACTTCAGAGAAAACAGAAACCGTTTTATCCAAAATGAAGATTTTTTTTGTATCAAACTAACTAACGACGAAATTCGTCGGCAGTTCGGAACAGGCAAGAATGCAAGTGAAGTTATTCTTATCACTGAGTCCGGCTATCTTATGTTAGCTAAGTCTTTAACAGACGATCTTGCCTGGCAGGTGCAGCGGCAATTGGTCAAAGTATATTTCAGGGCAAAAGAATTAAATAGCCGGCAACATGAATTAAAGGAGCTTGTTGATAGTGTCAGGGAGCTTGAGCGGAATTTCGCTTTTATAGTGCAAAAAATTTCTGCCATGGTAGATAGCTCGGTGACCGGAACAAAGGTAATTTATTTGCCGAAAAGAACTAACCATTTTAAGGCTGGAAACGAAGCTATGGAGGTTTTCTTTGATATGGTCCGCCAGAATACGGGTCAGAAGATTTCGGTTATTATTCGTAACTGGAAGCAGATAGCTGCAGCAAACGGATGGCAAATACCACATGACAGCAGTTTGTATCGAGCACTGAAATGGGCACGTAACGACCAAAAACTATTAGCAGATTAG
- a CDS encoding Mu transposase C-terminal domain-containing protein — MGQLNSWEQEQYLTTKEFAKLKGKHESTIRRMIQSGKIVAVRIKNESGGGKDGFFYLIPFDSLTEKEKRKYLKNKRITLLPSTQVPEDARTPKRIDEYSQDERKVIQQWIDAIQDWQRYRTNYRGQLSDADEMWVKTNISKYKDINLSVPNLYRKWKALRENDYDGLIDKRGKWAKGISKIPDVMWELFKYYYLDEARHPITQCYNLVKWYLEKEMPELLPELPAYDSFYRAVKTIPFAVVKLFREGNKAFEDQASPYITRMYEELEVNEVWVADAHTFDVMTIEIGTEKVHRLTVVAFADVRSRLIVGWHITNNTSSEAVLMALRKGIKEFGIPKYIYVDNGTEFLCFDIGGRGHRSRKKDEGDHIPPGVFARLGIKMWNAQVRNAKAKVIERIFREFKENFSRLVLGFCGGNPLEKPEKLKKILKTRKGMILDSSFKDAFGTYIKGMYNETPSNGLGMYGRCPIEVYEQELVEKRVAKADDLNLMLMRSTRMQKVGRKGVYIEICGEKLYYWTPEFVFNYSGRKEVYVRYDPDDLSEVRVYNEHDEYMCNLPVDRAQLPYGASKEDVKAAIHETRKVKKLAKEYMENSLIDKLSKFSDMDIMLWKARKNIEERQNKKVPEAKVLKVVRANEPISSDIEKKQEVEIDLQRMIQNSIRNVM, encoded by the coding sequence ATGGGCCAGTTAAACTCTTGGGAACAGGAACAATATTTAACAACTAAAGAATTTGCAAAGCTAAAAGGGAAACATGAGAGCACTATCAGAAGAATGATTCAGAGCGGCAAGATTGTTGCTGTTCGGATTAAAAACGAGAGCGGCGGAGGTAAGGATGGTTTTTTCTACCTTATTCCATTTGATTCCCTCACGGAAAAGGAAAAACGTAAGTACCTTAAAAATAAAAGGATAACATTATTGCCAAGTACGCAAGTTCCTGAAGATGCTCGTACACCCAAGCGCATTGACGAGTATAGCCAAGACGAACGCAAGGTAATACAGCAGTGGATTGATGCGATACAAGATTGGCAGAGGTACCGCACAAATTATCGTGGACAGTTATCTGATGCCGATGAGATGTGGGTAAAGACAAATATCAGTAAGTATAAGGATATAAACCTATCCGTACCAAACCTTTATCGCAAATGGAAAGCATTGCGTGAAAACGATTATGACGGTTTAATCGACAAGCGCGGCAAGTGGGCCAAAGGCATAAGTAAAATCCCTGATGTCATGTGGGAACTGTTCAAATATTATTACCTTGACGAAGCACGGCATCCTATAACACAGTGTTATAACTTAGTTAAGTGGTACCTGGAAAAGGAAATGCCGGAGCTGCTGCCGGAGCTCCCGGCCTATGACAGCTTTTATAGAGCAGTTAAAACAATTCCATTTGCAGTGGTAAAGCTTTTCCGCGAAGGCAATAAAGCTTTTGAAGACCAGGCATCGCCATATATCACCCGCATGTATGAGGAATTGGAGGTTAATGAGGTATGGGTGGCTGACGCGCATACTTTTGATGTTATGACTATTGAGATCGGAACCGAAAAAGTTCATCGCCTCACTGTTGTTGCCTTCGCAGACGTAAGAAGCAGACTGATCGTCGGATGGCACATCACCAATAACACTTCCAGCGAAGCGGTTCTTATGGCTCTTCGTAAAGGCATTAAGGAATTCGGAATTCCTAAATACATATATGTGGACAACGGTACTGAATTTCTGTGTTTTGATATTGGCGGCAGAGGTCACAGGAGCAGGAAAAAGGATGAAGGGGACCATATTCCTCCTGGAGTATTCGCCAGGCTCGGTATAAAGATGTGGAACGCCCAGGTGCGAAATGCGAAAGCCAAGGTTATCGAGCGCATCTTCCGGGAATTTAAGGAAAACTTTAGCCGTCTGGTCTTGGGTTTCTGCGGAGGCAATCCTCTGGAAAAGCCCGAAAAGCTTAAAAAGATATTAAAAACACGAAAAGGGATGATCCTGGACAGCAGTTTCAAAGATGCCTTTGGTACATATATAAAAGGTATGTATAATGAAACTCCCAGCAATGGCCTTGGAATGTATGGGCGATGCCCTATTGAAGTCTATGAACAGGAATTGGTAGAAAAGAGAGTGGCGAAGGCAGATGACCTGAACCTGATGTTGATGCGTTCAACCAGGATGCAGAAAGTTGGGCGGAAAGGTGTATATATCGAAATTTGCGGAGAAAAATTGTACTACTGGACGCCTGAATTTGTATTTAATTACTCTGGCCGAAAGGAAGTTTATGTGCGTTATGACCCTGACGATCTATCAGAAGTGCGTGTCTATAATGAGCATGATGAATACATGTGTAATCTTCCCGTGGATAGAGCACAATTACCGTATGGTGCCTCCAAGGAAGATGTAAAAGCCGCAATACATGAAACCCGCAAAGTCAAGAAACTTGCCAAAGAATATATGGAAAACAGCCTCATAGATAAATTATCAAAATTTAGCGATATGGACATCATGCTCTGGAAAGCTCGCAAGAATATTGAAGAACGTCAAAACAAGAAAGTGCCCGAAGCCAAGGTGCTGAAAGTGGTCAGGGCAAACGAACCGATATCGTCAGATATTGAGAAAAAGCAAGAAGTAGAGATTGATCTTCAGAGGATGATACAAAATTCGATAAGGAATGTAATGTAG
- a CDS encoding regulatory protein GemA codes for MSKMTNEQRRTIYGMATQLGIYEKNNPNDNLHALVYGLTGKESISELTISDAGTVISELIRLKEGQNLPRKSKATSNQAHRPGMITPDQVKKVWYFMYRLAELDVEPSKARLSKRLCGIIEKNLHISAFEKDPFRFVTFDQGIKLIEIVKKLVQNEKRKRKISI; via the coding sequence TTGTCAAAAATGACAAACGAGCAAAGACGGACAATATATGGCATGGCTACGCAGCTTGGAATATACGAGAAGAACAATCCAAATGATAATCTGCACGCTCTGGTATATGGATTAACCGGAAAAGAATCCATAAGCGAGCTTACCATATCCGATGCAGGGACTGTAATTTCCGAACTTATAAGGTTAAAAGAGGGACAAAACCTTCCAAGAAAATCAAAAGCAACAAGCAACCAGGCACACAGACCGGGCATGATAACACCGGACCAGGTCAAGAAGGTATGGTATTTTATGTATAGACTTGCGGAACTGGATGTGGAACCTTCAAAGGCAAGACTTTCAAAAAGGTTGTGCGGCATAATCGAAAAAAACCTTCATATATCAGCATTTGAAAAGGATCCGTTCAGGTTTGTTACTTTTGACCAGGGCATTAAACTGATAGAGATAGTTAAAAAGCTGGTGCAAAATGAAAAGCGGAAAAGGAAGATTTCTATATGA
- a CDS encoding DUF2190 family protein — MGRKVSGAASVKVTVPVSTTIEQGKFYLLDGFFGMAVQSVTTDESTTAEVVLEIDQAEYETSQITVDDAFDKGDAVYWNDATKLLTTQANPDASGNPQNRAVGRVTDAKDANNVIWFILGPQIQAH; from the coding sequence ATGGGAAGAAAGGTTTCAGGAGCTGCATCGGTAAAGGTAACCGTACCGGTCAGCACAACAATTGAGCAGGGTAAGTTTTACCTGTTGGACGGATTTTTCGGCATGGCCGTCCAGTCGGTTACCACGGATGAAAGCACAACTGCCGAAGTAGTGCTTGAAATCGACCAGGCCGAGTATGAAACAAGCCAGATTACCGTAGATGATGCCTTTGACAAGGGTGATGCGGTATACTGGAATGATGCGACAAAACTTTTGACAACCCAGGCAAATCCGGATGCAAGCGGAAATCCTCAAAACAGGGCTGTCGGAAGGGTAACCGATGCAAAGGATGCCAATAATGTAATATGGTTCATACTCGGACCGCAAATACAGGCGCATTAA
- a CDS encoding transcriptional regulator: protein MSQIAGETVSINAVITGEMKPEDIPLAPGVDVNALKAGDTEPMEVVVEVPTGKSKRGWNYQPAALQKIVGEVMSQGLPGFLGHQKAEDVDHQFPDPVTHWVGAIWKDGKAYFRGVIDKSAADLKRWIKGKVVKTVSIFGIPKLQQIAGETNVVDYMPLSIDWTPLGRAGMPTKIVSIGEMEEITGGANTDMTWKEIMAKLNAMRINKEVTVAQIMGEMGLTVQQVAGEMDAKWLNEVTCSLDTLGKLKEALKVSGEMDILAVAKEAAAALEEKRKAGHAKLIDDVVKERVTGEMAQSLVKKMLIVPENATKEQIAGEIDKILADETLKDTFNKLHIDKPAGIGTSNAGDKNKGGMLKARTVSI, encoded by the coding sequence ATGAGCCAGATAGCCGGAGAAACGGTATCAATCAATGCCGTAATCACCGGCGAAATGAAACCGGAGGATATTCCCCTGGCACCAGGTGTCGATGTGAATGCGCTAAAGGCTGGAGACACTGAGCCAATGGAGGTGGTGGTCGAAGTCCCGACCGGAAAGTCAAAGCGCGGATGGAACTATCAGCCTGCAGCTCTGCAGAAAATTGTCGGCGAGGTAATGAGTCAAGGTCTGCCGGGATTCCTGGGGCATCAAAAAGCAGAGGACGTGGACCATCAGTTTCCTGATCCGGTTACACATTGGGTGGGGGCAATATGGAAGGATGGCAAGGCATATTTTAGAGGAGTTATAGATAAGTCCGCAGCTGACCTTAAAAGGTGGATCAAAGGAAAGGTTGTAAAAACAGTCAGCATATTTGGCATACCCAAGCTTCAGCAGATTGCAGGAGAAACAAATGTAGTGGATTATATGCCGCTTAGCATTGACTGGACTCCGCTGGGCCGGGCAGGGATGCCCACAAAAATCGTTTCCATTGGAGAGATGGAAGAAATAACAGGAGGTGCGAATACAGACATGACATGGAAGGAAATAATGGCAAAATTGAATGCTATGAGGATTAACAAGGAAGTCACAGTGGCACAGATCATGGGTGAAATGGGACTGACCGTGCAGCAGGTCGCCGGTGAAATGGATGCAAAATGGCTTAATGAAGTTACATGCTCTCTGGATACCCTGGGCAAGCTTAAGGAAGCTCTTAAGGTATCCGGCGAGATGGACATACTTGCCGTTGCCAAGGAAGCTGCAGCTGCATTGGAAGAAAAGCGTAAGGCCGGACATGCAAAACTCATCGATGATGTTGTGAAGGAAAGGGTTACCGGCGAAATGGCCCAAAGCCTTGTAAAGAAAATGCTCATCGTTCCCGAGAATGCGACAAAGGAACAGATTGCAGGAGAAATCGATAAGATTCTTGCCGATGAGACATTGAAGGATACTTTCAACAAGCTCCATATCGATAAGCCTGCAGGCATTGGAACATCAAATGCAGGTGACAAAAACAAAGGCGGCATGCTGAAAGCAAGGACGGTGTCCATATGA
- a CDS encoding AAA family ATPase yields the protein MPEAFQAAITQRTGGNIMNTNIKDRILQYIKESGKSQSKTAQEIGVSAPMLNQYLSGKYPNPEAVESKAEEFFTLLKKASAFAKAPSYVDTSISTEIYNMISYCHVNRYMGIVIGHAGVGKSKGGLKYASDFSEAIFITATKACKSQKIIYKMIARKLRISENHNIADLEMDIREKLDGSNKILIIDEAQHLPVSAIDGIRCLNDENPESDLPPIGIVLMGNFDLWFKMNGKFEQQYDQVRNRFRIKRFFTTGDVKMEDIEKLFPIYVERGMKKELEFLHGVAQSRWAIRGAMTVFVNASNNGDITLKGLESMAHYLGIGLDS from the coding sequence ATGCCGGAAGCGTTCCAAGCCGCTATAACGCAGAGGACAGGAGGTAATATTATGAACACAAATATTAAGGACAGGATTCTACAATACATCAAGGAAAGTGGAAAAAGTCAGAGTAAGACCGCACAGGAAATTGGAGTATCAGCTCCAATGTTAAACCAATATTTAAGCGGTAAATATCCAAATCCGGAGGCCGTTGAAAGTAAAGCCGAAGAATTCTTTACCCTATTAAAGAAAGCGTCTGCATTCGCAAAGGCGCCTAGTTATGTTGATACATCCATTTCAACGGAAATATACAACATGATTTCGTATTGTCATGTAAACAGGTACATGGGAATCGTTATCGGGCATGCAGGGGTTGGGAAGTCAAAGGGCGGACTGAAATACGCTTCCGATTTCAGCGAAGCTATTTTCATAACTGCCACAAAAGCATGCAAAAGCCAAAAGATCATATACAAGATGATAGCAAGAAAGCTCCGCATCAGCGAAAACCATAATATTGCGGATCTTGAAATGGATATTCGAGAAAAACTGGATGGGTCCAACAAAATCTTAATTATTGACGAGGCGCAACATCTTCCGGTATCCGCCATCGATGGCATACGCTGCCTGAATGATGAAAATCCGGAAAGCGATCTTCCACCGATCGGGATCGTTCTTATGGGGAACTTCGATTTATGGTTCAAGATGAACGGGAAATTTGAGCAGCAGTATGACCAGGTGCGGAATCGCTTTAGAATTAAAAGATTTTTTACTACAGGCGATGTGAAAATGGAGGACATTGAGAAGCTTTTTCCGATTTACGTGGAACGGGGCATGAAGAAAGAACTAGAATTTCTCCATGGAGTGGCCCAGAGCAGATGGGCCATAAGAGGAGCAATGACGGTATTTGTCAACGCATCCAACAACGGCGACATCACGCTCAAGGGCCTTGAGTCCATGGCACACTATTTGGGCATCGGCCTCGACAGTTGA
- a CDS encoding DNA-binding protein — protein MRQEKLNDISKNKVSRTFAQIIDEIGMENAKKIARIAGGDNLYIPMVATIERPLVINKIREEFTGYNFRELASKYNKSVSTIRYICKDIIKEKRKQPMNGQINLFGN, from the coding sequence ATGAGGCAGGAGAAATTAAATGATATTAGCAAAAATAAAGTTTCAAGGACGTTCGCACAGATTATCGATGAAATAGGCATGGAAAATGCTAAAAAGATCGCCAGAATAGCAGGCGGGGATAATCTGTATATCCCAATGGTTGCAACAATAGAGCGGCCTTTGGTGATAAATAAAATTCGAGAGGAATTTACCGGGTATAATTTTCGGGAACTTGCTTCGAAATATAATAAAAGCGTATCCACCATACGTTATATATGCAAGGATATTATAAAAGAAAAGCGTAAGCAACCCATGAATGGACAAATAAATTTATTCGGAAATTAA
- the loaP gene encoding antiterminator LoaP produces MNWYVAQVMTGKEDGIRKFIQEQGIKCIVPMKRMRELKQGKWQDVLRIIFPGYVFVITETEMDANIYYRIRPIPGVIKLLGDDKGPIPIMENEVNLILRLTQDGDPLGLSEVFVEGSKIIVVSGPLQGLEGRIVKLDARRFRAKVDISFMGEPRCVDLPINVIKKSEV; encoded by the coding sequence ATGAACTGGTATGTAGCACAAGTAATGACAGGCAAGGAAGATGGCATCAGAAAGTTTATCCAGGAACAAGGCATAAAATGCATTGTTCCAATGAAGCGCATGAGGGAATTAAAACAAGGAAAGTGGCAAGATGTTTTAAGGATTATATTCCCGGGCTATGTCTTTGTAATAACTGAAACTGAAATGGATGCAAATATATATTACCGGATAAGGCCGATACCAGGGGTAATAAAGCTCCTGGGTGACGATAAGGGTCCTATCCCAATCATGGAAAATGAAGTAAACCTCATATTGAGATTGACACAAGACGGTGATCCTCTTGGATTATCAGAAGTGTTTGTAGAAGGCAGTAAAATTATAGTGGTGTCCGGACCTCTACAGGGGCTTGAAGGTAGGATTGTTAAATTGGACGCCAGAAGGTTTAGAGCAAAGGTTGATATTAGTTTTATGGGTGAACCAAGATGTGTGGACCTTCCGATAAACGTTATTAAAAAATCCGAAGTCTGA